A single genomic interval of Penaeus vannamei isolate JL-2024 chromosome 33, ASM4276789v1, whole genome shotgun sequence harbors:
- the LOC113819977 gene encoding esterase E4: protein MGTGSGSVMPPTPTSTRARLLVAAMGVIVAVGAAASQTTPPSMAKIITAKSQPASWTPVEHTTRLGTLSGRREDTIGQNRTHAFYYAFRGIPYAKPPVGELRWSEPVESEDRWPGGRLDASEFKAICPQYDTTTKRVLGDEDCLHLNVYTAKLPDGEKVDAQDSKELLPVFVFFHGGGFLRGSAVSHGAARLLAHDLVLVTVNYRLGAFGFLSTGETALAGNYGMLDQVAALRWVQRNIAQFGGDKDRVTIGGFSAGAASVHFHSLSPRSQGLFHGAVLMSGSAKCSWAVQEKPRAHAHRFARELGCPDASVAELRACLLSKRTEEVVEAQARMHRYIFWPLPFSVVVDGGLREGPFLPVPVENLSPRAPVPVLLGMVPDEGMLFALGTILTSKEPTDVAAVYEATAQYLVAAFLPDSTAEAVARLAESLYYTPKARRSLNALAEEMTEVLTDYLFLSCVWDTALAYAEGGSRVYTYVMTHREPEGYAWADVIYQKARGIGITTPLLDVGVSHGDEMLHVFSFPGALEHRQDKASAKDEKISAFMSSAWASFVVHGEPRTTPTWEPLAPRESQPYMNLSLSPAMVHSPFKKQSQNFWRQTVPLMTSPLTTAVFHGEAVEQCPGPSAP from the exons ATGGGAACAGGGTCAGGGTCCGTCATGCCGCCCACGCCCACTTCCACGCGCGCCCGCCTCCTTGTGGCAGCGATGGGCGTGATCGTGGCCGTGGGCGCCGCTGCCTCCCAGACCACCCCGCCTTCCATGGCAAAGATTATCACGGCCAAGTCAC AACCCGCCTCATGGACACCCGTCGAGCACACCACCCGCCTCGGCACGTTATCCGGCCGCAGGGAGGACACCATCGGCCAGAATCGAACCCACGCCTTCTACTACGCCTTCAG AGGCATACCCTACGCGAAGCCGCCCGTCGGGGAACTGCGATGGTCGGAACCCGTCGAGTCGGAGGACCGTTGGCCTGGCGGTCGCCTTGACGCCTCCGAATTCAAGGCGATTTGCCCGCAGTACGACACAACGACGAAGCGGGTGCTGGGTGACGAAGACTGTCTCCATCTGAACGTGTACACGGCGAAATTACCAG ATGGCGAGAAAGTCGACGCCCAGGACTCGAAGGAGCTCCTTCCAGTGTTCGTGTTCTTCCACGGGGGCGGCTTCCTGCGGGGCTCGGCTGTGTCCCACGGCGCCGCGCGCTTGCTGGCCCACGACCTCGTCCTCGTCACCGTCAACTACCGCCTCGGGGCTTTCG GGTTTCTGAGTACGGGCGAGACAGCACTGGCCGGGAACTACGGCATGCTGGACCAGGTGGCCGCCCTCCGATGGGTCCAGAGGAACATCGCCCAGTTCGGCGGCGACAAGGACAGGGTCACCATCGGGGGCTTCTCCGCCGGCGCCGCCTCCGTCCACTTCcactcgctctcgcctcgctcgcaAG GGCTGTTTCACGGCGCCGTCTTAATGAGCGGGAGCGCCAAGTGCTCGTGGGCGGTGCAAGAGAAACCTCGCGCCCACGCCCACCGATTCGCGCGTGAGCTGGGCTGTCCAGACGCCTCGGTCGCTGAGCTGAGGGCCTGCCTCCTGTCCAAGCGcacggaggaggtggtggaggcccAGGCGAGGATGCAT AGATACATCTTCTGGCCGCTGCCCTTCAGCGTGGTGGTCGACGGGGGGCTGAGAGagggccccttcctccccgtccccgtGGAGAACCTGAGCCCGAGGGCGCCGGTGCCAGTTCTCTTAGGAATGGTGCCGGATGAGGGCATGCTCTTTGCATTAG GCACCATCCTCACCTCGAAGGAGCCGACCGACGTGGCTGCCGTGTACGAGGCCACGGCGCAGTACCTGGTGGCCGCTTTCCTGCCGGACAGCACGGCGGAGGCGGTGGCGAGGCTGGCCGAGTCGCTCTACTACACGCCGAAGGCTAGGCGGTCCCTCAACGCCCTGGCGGAGGAGATGACGGAG GTTCTGACGGACTATCTCTTCTTGTCCTGCGTGTGGGACACTGCCTTGGCCTACGCCGAGGGTGGCAGCCGCGTGTACAC TTACGTGATGACGCACAGAGAGCCGGAAGGGTACGCGTGGGCTGACGTAATATACCAAAAAGCTCGAGGAATTGGCATCACCACGCCCCTCTTGGATGTGGGCGTGTCCCATGGCGACGAGATGCTGCACGTCTTCAGCTTCCCTGGCGCCCTCGAGCACCGGCAGGACAAGGCGTCTGCTAAGGATGAGAAAATATCTGCCTTTATGAGCTCTGCCTGGGCTAGCTTCGTCGTGCATGG CGAACCCAGAACCACCCCGACCTGGGAACCGCTCGCGCCAAGGGAATCTCAGCCTTACATGAACCTGTCCCTGTCGCCCGCCATGGTCCATTCGCCATTTAAAAAGCAG AGTCAGAATTTTTGGCGCCAAACGGTTCCGCTCATGACGAGTCCGCTGACAACCGCAGTATTCCATGGGGAGGCGGTGGAGCAGTGTCCGGGACCCTCCGCTCCTTAA